A stretch of the Chelonoidis abingdonii isolate Lonesome George chromosome 11, CheloAbing_2.0, whole genome shotgun sequence genome encodes the following:
- the LOC116830563 gene encoding immunoglobulin kappa light chain-like: MALGAVYFVAEDEWRLISVPCFISAVLGAQLSLYPTQRFLFVGISATAKIPCSSKEKLEGGGFSVYWYRRREGEGPTCIKKCLNDENVSKFACKPETHGVILEIYNAQQKDSGDYYCAVKSSSYLIFDNGSTLIVGDSYTTSSWVLLLAPSLPGLISTGTVDLACIVHGVYNPVQISWNISGDQQEQALMRSLKAKDGSLMLISHISIPKDTWTSAKILTCEVKFNSSGKSVKKSARYIARFDNGCFQYVVPLAVGGALVLLMVSLSLVWIFCLSTRGFQACSSALPAPEEHQDGIVYCQLDFESRQRSRSTKERPAKGKSEKS, translated from the exons ATGGCACTGGGAGCAG TTTATTTTGTAGCTGAGGACGAATGGAGGTTAATCTCTGTACCCTGTTTTATCTCTGCAGTGTTGGGAGCACAGTTATCTCTGTACCCGACTCAGCGATTCCTGTTTGTCGGAATTAGTGCTACGGCAAAGATCCCCTGTTCTTCCAAAGAAAAACTGGAAGGAGGTGGCTTTTCGGTTTACTGGTACAGGAGAAGAGAAGGTGAGGGGCCCACCTGCATCAAGAAATGCTTAAATGATGAAAATGTAAGTAAGTTTGCTTGCAAACCTGAGACACACGGCGTGATACTGGAAATCTACAATGCACAGCAGAAGGACTCTGGTGACTATTACTGTGCAGTTAAATCCAGCAGCTATCTGATTTTCGACAATGGATCCACACTGATTGTTGGAG ACAGCTACACCACCAGCAGCTGGGTTTTGCTTCTTGCTCCATCTCTCCCTGGTCTCATCTCCACCGGGACGGTTGATCTGGCTTGCATTGTCCACGGAGTTTACAACCCAGTCCAAATTTCCTGGAATATTTCTGGGGATCAGCAGGAACAGGCACTAATGCGATCACTGAAAGCAAAGGATGGATCCTTAATGCTCATAAGTCACATTAGCATCCCGAAGGACACCTGGACCAGTGCAAAAATTCTCACCTGTGAAGTCAAATTCAACTCTTCTGGCAAGAGTGTTAAGAAAAGTGCCAGGTATATTGCAC gctttgaCAATGGATGCTTTCAGTACGTTGTTCccctggcagtggggggagccctggtgctgctgATGGTGTCTCTGAGCCTTGTTTGGATTTTCTGCCTTTCCACTCGAG GGTTCCAGGCCTGCAGCTCAGCACTGCCAGCCCCAGAGGAGCACCAG GATGGGATCGTATACTGTCAGCTGGATTTTGAGTCGAGGCAGCGTAGCCGGAGCACAAAGGAGCGACCAGCGAAAGGGAAGAGTGAAAAATCCTGA
- the LOC116830577 gene encoding immunoglobulin kappa light chain-like translates to MLGVQLFLHQTQRIQFVEVSDTAKIHCSSTENLEGGSSMFWYLRREGEKPTCIKRCLDDQNVGKFICKHETHSSTLEISNVQKTDSGIYYCAYRYSSYLIFGNGSTLIVGDSYTNSSWVMLLVPFPHGSQVPGTANLACVIHGVSGPVHVSWSVSGELQEQGLKRSLKAKDGSLTLINHISVPMDTWTSGKNFTCEVKFNSSGTSVKKSTRYPAAHASSCLPSFVSLAVLSALMLLTVSLSLIWTLCRSTLGFPPRISAPPASQENQGGILYAHLDFDSRNRDGRKMQRPARGKRVKL, encoded by the exons A TGCTAGGAGTGCAGTTATTTCTGCACCAGACTCAGCGGATCCAGTTTGTTGAAGTTAGTGACACTGCAAAGATCCACTGTTCTTCCACAGAAAACTTGGAAGGAGGAAGTAGCATGTTTTGGTATTTGAGAAGAGAAGGTGAAAAACCCACCTGCATTAAGCGCTGTTTGGATGATCAAAATGTTGGTAAATTTATTTGCAAACATGAGACACACAGCTCGACACTGGAAATCAGTAACGTCCAAAAGACTGACTCTGGCATTTACTACTGTGCATATAGATACAGCAGCTACCTGATCTTCGGGAATGGATCCACACTCATTGTTGGAG ACAGTTATACCAACAGCAGCTGGGTGATGCTTCTGGTCCCATTTCCACATGGCAGTCAGGTCCCTGGGACAGCGAATCTGGCTTGTGTGATCCATGGAGTGTCCGGCCCAGTCCACGTTTCCTGGAGTGTttctggggagctgcaggaacagGGGCTGAAGCGCTCACTGAAAGCAAAGGATGGATCATTAACACTCATAAATCACATCAGCGTCCCCATGGATACCTGGACCAGTGGGAAGAATTTTACCTGTGAAGTCAAATTCAACTCTTCTGGCACCAGTGTGAAGAAAAGTACCAGGTATCCTGCAG CCCACGCCAGTAGTTGCCTACCTTCCTTTGTGTCCCTGGCTGTGCTGAGTGCCCTGATGCTGTTGACGGTGTCTCTGAGTCTCATCTGGACCCTCTGCCGTTCCACGCTAG GATTCCCGCCCAGGATCTCAGCACCTCCAGCTTCACAGGAGAACCAG GGTGGAATCTTATACGCTCATCTGGATTTTGATTCGCGGAATCGTGATGGGCGCAAGATGCAGCGACCGGCCAGAGGGAAGCGTGTAAAACTGTAA